In Arvicanthis niloticus isolate mArvNil1 chromosome 11, mArvNil1.pat.X, whole genome shotgun sequence, the genomic window GCAAGTAGATGCTCATGTGACCTCTGGCTTTGGTGCTTCAGAACCATGGATGCACTGTACTTACTGTGTGAGGAATAAATACCATTAGCCTGAATTCTGATTTCTATAAATTCTAGTTATGAAAGCTTTTTTCTTCTACGAATTGCAATGTGCTCACCAGCCAACACATTTTAACCAAGAGAACTTATAAACTCTGAGGACAGTTAACCAGCCTGCGCCTTGTCTCTCCTGAGGATATCTGTTACACTAATACTTGAACATATACCTTGTGGTATTTGCTCTTTTTACTAGTCACGATAGTCTTATATTTTAGATACACTTTGAGGATTTGCTATAAGGTGAGtggggtgtgtgggtgtatgtatgaatgaaacAGTTGGCAGAATATAAGAAAaccatttttataaaattgtgatttttttaaaccaaaattgtcttaattgtatttttttttgccatgtaCAGAATTAATAAGATGCTCAGGGTATATTCTGTAGCTATGGCATTGATGGTCCCTGCTTCACTTCAGTCAATAAATACTGAATATCAAAACAATGGATTAAGTATATAACATTTCCCTGAAAAACAAGTTAGTAGATTTTTTGATTAATAATCATGAATAGAAGTTAAGCttggaaaaaaacatttaatcaaTCTCTTGATGTTTGTGAATTATGAACAGAGTTATGCACATGTTCATGGAGCGTTTGTGATTACCAGCTTGAGGTGGTGGATGTGAATGCTATGAGCCACTCATTTTTGGGAACGTTTCCCAGGCTAATGGTCTCCGTCTCCCAGCAGACTCAGCTCAGGCTTTGCTTCCTCCACATCCTTCCAGTAAGGAAGCAGCCATGGCAGAGAGGAGACCTTCTTGTCCAGCAGCGGCCAGAGGTGTAAGAACAGAAACTCATTTCCCATTGGTGATAAATGCAGACCATCTGATAAATAGCGTGAGAAGTCCTGGAGGGAGAGGAGTAATGTTAGCGTCAGTGCTCCCTCCGCAGGGTGGCCCAGAGCGCTCAGCAGCCCTTGTGCTTTGTGCACGGAATGGGACCACAGAGGCCTCAGTGTGCTTCTACACAGGTGCTTGGGGTACAGGACCCTTGCTGCCCTGTCCTCCTGTGTCTACCAGATCTGAGCTCTCAGAATCATGGCTCCTCATGTGTCTGAACTGGGATGTCATGGCATGTTATCAGAGGGAGGCTGAATGAGTGCCTATGACTGACAGGAGGGCTCAGGGTTCTCTGATGTCATCTTAGTGCTTGGGCCAGTTGGGGAGATAGGAACTTGGATTTGAATAGGAAGCCTGGGCTGAGGCCAGTCTCCATCACTCCTCTATGTGAACCCAGGATTTACTGGAGGCCCATTCTGACTAGGGGGAATCTTCACTTGCCTAATCCCTATAAGACTGTTCACAGGCTGAGAATTACAGTTCTAGTGGCCTTTCCCATCAACATGGTTCTTGATTAGTGATCTATAAGGAAGAGTTTCTAAACCTGAAAACTTAGTGTGtaaaaccaggcagtggtggaagATGCCCCGATGgtctctgccttccagtgctAATCCAGGTTCTGCTCCTGTTACATTCTTCCAGTAAGGAAGCAGTACCATGTTCTCCTTTACAGATGAACTATCAAAATATCAGACCCTTCCTGGTCCATGGAGAAGGGGATGGGTTAATGAGGGGAGGAGAGAGTTAGTGTCTGGTTTAGTGATTGTGTTGAGTTGTTCTTTTGTGTACATGGCAAAACCAAGCAGCTATGAACTGGGGCAGAGTGGGTCCTCCTTTCCCCAAGTACTTCAAATACCACCTCCCTCAAATACCCTCCCCTCAGCTCCCTCCCTGGGTCTCAGCATCACAAGTAAATAACCTTCAGCTGATCCCACAGAACATGCATTTAACTATGGAGTAAAAAGTAGGCCGGGGGACAGGCCTACTGTAACTACAGCCTTGTCTGAGATGTCACACAGCTGGAACCACGTACGTGACTCGAGAGCCCTCCTTTCCTATCAGTGTTAGCTGTGTTTTGGACCCTACATTAGATGTTGTCACTTCTCAAGATTCCATGGACTCGGGGTTACCTGGTCACCTACAGAAAGATGAGTGACTTACTTCTAGCTTTGGGCCTAATATGGATAATGCCGCAAAAAACTATACAGTGGATGGCTGCATtctctgtcagtgtgtgtgtgactacaCAACTGTCCAGCTGCCCTCCTGAGGGGATGCCCTTCATATGACAACTAGCTTTTtccatgtatatgttcatatatatctctgtgtgtatatgtatacatatatacgtgtgtgtgtgtgttttcaggctTTAAGACAAAATAATTCAACTAGAATATCACTCTAGCAGTGGATTTGTTAGTGAATATACATCACTGTTCTATTTGAATTCTGTCCTGCTGTTATATATCTGACTTAAGGCAGTTATGGTACTCAAGGTAACCCTTAGCTAAGGTTCTGGCTGTCTTAGCTGCTTCAGCTCCTCCAGGCCTTTCTTTCGTCTGCCAGTTTTCCTGGTGAAAAGTATGGCTGGCCTGTCTTTTGAGAGACAGTTTTATATGGCAAACTGGGCACAAACATGCCCAGTAGCTAGGGCTACCCTCACCTCACaggctctgggattacagacgtgtaccaccatgcccatctAAAGAGCTATTCTAGGAAAGCTGCACACATCTTGTTGGCTTGTGTGATCCCAACAACTGTGGGAGGATTGAGAAAACCATGGTACCTGGTTGTCCTTCTGCATCAGGGTCCACAGGTCCAGGACATCAGTCCCACAGTCCCCGGCTGCTTGTACACACACCTTAGCATATTCACCGACAGTTGAGTTCAGGCGGTTTAATTTGCAACCTGTTGGGGAAAACTCCAGAAGGTCACTGGCAAACTTGGTACCGATGCTTTTCAAGGCTACACGGACTGGACAGTTTCTAAGTGCCACTGATGCCAGCATGGGGGCTGCAACAATGGTACTGTTCTACACAGTGCAGGAAGCACACAGTGGGGAGGGACAGCTGGCTATAGCAGCCAGAGGCTCCTAAGGCCCCAGGGTCGGGGTACAGAGGCTAGGCAGCTAGAATGCAGACCCCAGTGAGTTGGGTAAAGAGCAAGGAAGGGCATGGCTAGAACGAAACATCAAGATCATGAGAGACACACTGCCACTGAGACCCCAGTGTCAACATGCAACCAACAGCTACTGCAGAAATGTGGGCAAAGGCTGCAGGAGACTAGTCATTGCCTGAGCCTGCTACTGCACGGCTGTTACCTGTGAACAGCATGCTCAACCACTCTGAGGCTTTTCTAGTCTACGTGACAGCCATGCCTATCCCATTAGTGCAGATTCCAGTATAAAACGGACAGATTTAACACATGCGTGCTGCCTACCTCCCAAATTACCCAGTGTGTTTGGAGGGTGGGGGGGAAATCTCAGCTTCCTGAGGGCTAGGGAAGGGATTTGGGGTATAGTAGGAGCCAGGCTGACCACTGTGTGAGAAATAAAAACTTCCCCAGTTTTGACAGCAGACCTGTGCTCAAAAGCCATTAATGTGTCCCAGTCAAACCTGTCCTCCGGTTTCATGCAGCTTGGACACCTTTTCAGTCAAGTGTGTCAGCATGAGAGCTGCTGCGCTGAAGGGACAGACCATGTACATGGAAGGAAAGTGGAGGCATTTACCATCATCACACTTTTCCAACTGCCAAAGGAGGCAAGACGGGAGCGGCTCCTGGCAACTGGAGGAGCAGCCATCTGCAGAGCGCTCAGGGGAGAATGCTGCAGATGGGGACTGCTGTGAGCACCTGGCCGCCCAGCTGCTGCAGCTGGCAGTGGGCTGTGTGTGCATCTTGGTGTCTGGCAACTACAGACAGTAGGTTCTGGGTCATCAATGCCTTCCTGACTTAAAACAACCAGAACCCCCCCACACCCCAATTTATGTCAAAAATAGTCTAGCagttctcaaccagtgggtcgcaacccctttggcaaacttctgtctccaaaaatgttTATACtgagattcataacagtagcaaaattacagctatgaaataAGTGGCAATGAAATGATTTCATGGCTGTGGTCACCACATCTTGACTGAAAGGgtcgcagcactaggaaggttgagaaccactgctctagggcaAGACTTGACTGAAAGTGGACAGGCCCCTCCCTTGAGTGGAAGCCCTCAGCACCCACACTCAGCTTTGACAGGCCGAGCTGTGCTCCTCACCCTTCAGGATGCATTCCTTCTCCCAGGCCGCTTCACAGAGCGGGGGTGGCGTGATGAGAATGACTCGCTCCTTGGGGACACCCACAGACCTCAGGTACTGCACCATGTCCCTCAGGTTGGTGCTGTATTCATCCAAGGGGACATGCTGTTTGGGGTTCTCATCTGTTCAAGATAGGTGTATCTCAGAAATAACAGACAACCAATATacgtttgtttctttttaaatctttttttttttctttttgggatagtctcacatagcccagacaggttctaaattcactatatagccaagaTGGGGTCTTAGTATGTAGCCCAGATAACTTGGAAAttgctatgtggaccaggctggcctggaactcacagagatcctcctgcccttACCCagacctcccaagtgctgggtgggattaaaggccttcACGCACACACTCAGCCTTAGTTTTATGTCAGACTGGGAAGGGAACTGAACTTGTGCCTCTAGGCAACCACTTGAAGCACTGTGTGACCTCccctttgtgttttgagactggCTCAAAATcttagctcagactggcctggacCATGCAGTGATCTTCTGTCAGCCTCCCCATGCTAAGACCACTAGTATGTGCCACCGCTCCCAGGCAGGAATATATTTTTGCAAATTTTCAGTGTCACTGAGGAACTGTTGTGTTCCAAGACATAAAGAAAAGATTCCCTCCTCTTTAATAGCTCAGGCCTCGAAGGCTGGCTAGGACATTTTGAGTGTACAAGCCTTTTCTCTAGGTTCTCCATCATCCATAAGGCTGGATCTGTAGGCTGTGACGTAAGACTGCCCCCATCTAATCCCGACCTTCACTGACTAGTGGCTTAACCTTCTGAAGCTCACAGTGCTCTCACTGGGAACTGAGGTAATGGCAGGTCTGCCTCTTAGGTCAGCTGTGAAACCCAGTCAAGTGTGTGAAGTTGCTCTGCAGGCTTGTTTCCAGTCAGGCTGGCACACAAGCACAAGACTCTCTGCAGACTCCATGCAAACCACAGGAAGTAAAAAGCAAAGTCACTCATGAACCTACCACCCAGGCCACTGCTGCTGTTTCTATGTATTCCGGGCCAGTCTTTCTCCGCAGTCCTGTGTAATTTTAGgagccaaaacaacaacaaaaaccagcaaCAGGCCAGGTTGTGTGTCACACACCTAtctcccagcacctgagaggtagAGGTGCAAGGATCAGCTAGCCTTAGCTacctagtgagtttgaggccagcctgggctacaggagattttgcctcaaaaaaacccaa contains:
- the Iah1 gene encoding isoamyl acetate-hydrolyzing esterase 1 homolog, giving the protein MSLCERAASGSSLLWPRVLLFGDSITQFSFQQGGWGTLLADRLVRKCDVLNRGFSGYNTRWAKIILPRLIRKGPGVENPVAVTIFFGANDSSLKDENPKQHVPLDEYSTNLRDMVQYLRSVGVPKERVILITPPPLCEAAWEKECILKGCKLNRLNSTVGEYAKVCVQAAGDCGTDVLDLWTLMQKDNQDFSRYLSDGLHLSPMGNEFLFLHLWPLLDKKVSSLPWLLPYWKDVEEAKPELSLLGDGDH